Proteins encoded within one genomic window of Guyparkeria hydrothermalis:
- a CDS encoding glutamate-5-semialdehyde dehydrogenase: MANDKTVTETIQAMGQAARRAARALSRVDTNAKNAALTAIADQLVEHTGTLIEANKKDLEAGRANGLDDAMLDRLAFDSAGIQKMAEGVRQIAALPDPVGEITDTVFRPSGIQVGHMRVPLGVIGIIYESRPNVTIDAAALCLKSGNATILRGGSEAIHSNQALAACIRDGLEAAGLPAETVQIVGTTDREAVTAMLHSPEAIDVIIPRGGKGLVALVSREARMPVIKHLDGVCHVYIDPDADLDKAKAIAVNAKTHRYGVCNAMETLLVDEAVAEAVLPDLARRYGELDVELRGCERSRAIVPSMTAATEEDWFEEYLGPILAVAVVDGLDAAIEHIETYGSHHTDTIVTENYTRARRFLREVDSASVMVNASTRFADGMEYGLGAEIGISTDKIHARGPVGLEGLTSQKFIVLGNGETRH, encoded by the coding sequence ATGGCCAACGACAAGACCGTGACCGAAACCATCCAGGCGATGGGCCAGGCGGCCCGACGCGCGGCCCGGGCGCTGTCCCGCGTCGATACCAACGCGAAGAACGCTGCCCTGACGGCAATCGCCGACCAACTGGTCGAGCATACGGGCACGCTGATCGAGGCCAACAAGAAGGACCTCGAAGCGGGGCGTGCCAACGGACTGGACGATGCCATGCTCGACCGGCTGGCCTTCGATTCCGCCGGCATCCAGAAGATGGCCGAGGGCGTGCGCCAGATCGCGGCACTGCCGGACCCGGTCGGCGAGATCACCGACACGGTCTTCCGTCCGTCGGGCATCCAGGTCGGGCATATGCGCGTGCCGCTGGGCGTGATCGGCATCATCTACGAGTCACGGCCCAACGTGACCATCGATGCTGCGGCCCTGTGCCTGAAGTCCGGCAACGCCACCATCCTGCGTGGCGGCTCGGAGGCCATCCACAGCAACCAGGCGCTAGCCGCCTGCATCCGTGACGGGCTGGAGGCCGCCGGCCTGCCGGCGGAGACGGTGCAGATCGTCGGTACTACCGACCGCGAGGCAGTCACCGCCATGCTGCACAGCCCGGAGGCGATCGACGTGATCATCCCGCGTGGCGGCAAGGGGCTGGTCGCGCTGGTTTCGCGCGAGGCGCGTATGCCGGTGATCAAGCACCTCGACGGCGTCTGCCACGTCTACATCGACCCGGACGCGGATCTCGACAAGGCCAAGGCCATCGCGGTCAATGCCAAGACGCACCGCTACGGCGTCTGCAACGCCATGGAGACGCTGCTGGTCGACGAGGCGGTTGCCGAGGCCGTACTGCCGGATCTGGCCAGGCGCTACGGCGAGTTGGATGTCGAATTGCGTGGCTGCGAGCGGTCGCGGGCGATCGTGCCGTCGATGACCGCGGCGACCGAGGAGGACTGGTTCGAGGAGTACCTCGGGCCGATCCTCGCCGTGGCCGTGGTCGACGGGCTGGATGCGGCGATCGAGCACATCGAGACCTACGGTTCGCATCACACCGACACGATCGTCACCGAGAACTACACCCGTGCGCGTCGCTTCCTGCGCGAGGTCGACTCGGCCTCGGTAATGGTCAACGCCTCGACGCGCTTCGCCGACGGCATGGAATACGGTCTGGGCGCCGAGATCGGCATCTCCACCGACAAGATCCACGCCCGTGGCCCGGTCGGTCTCGAGGGGCTGACCTCGCAGAAGTTCATCGTGCTGGGTAACGGCGAGACGCGTCACTGA
- the holA gene encoding DNA polymerase III subunit delta produces MVVKPPEFEQRLARGLEPLYVLGGDQPLLIQEARDAIVAKAREAGCDERLRFEVDGKFDWGTLESQGASLSLFSSQRIIDLRLPTGKPGRVGSKSLTALADRIKGGGESDVWIVSLPRLDNQLQKSAWFKALANAGVAVRFNDIPLAALPNWVAQRAGSQGVNLTRDAAELIAGRVEGNLLAAAQEIEKLALMDLEGPVDAARVAQGLANQSRVDTFALSDAILAADRERALYLLSRLRAEGTEPLLILWVIARDLRALVALAGNDQAGFKKTRIPAFLARRYQARARMLPASAWQRLLAGCAEVDRCIKGLGEGCNAADGGARVWALLDQVMLHASRPGR; encoded by the coding sequence GTGGTCGTCAAGCCGCCGGAGTTCGAGCAGCGACTGGCGCGCGGACTCGAGCCGCTCTATGTCCTGGGCGGTGATCAGCCGTTGCTGATCCAGGAAGCACGCGATGCGATCGTCGCCAAAGCCCGTGAGGCCGGTTGCGACGAGCGGCTGCGCTTCGAGGTCGACGGCAAGTTCGACTGGGGCACGCTGGAAAGCCAGGGAGCGAGCCTGTCACTCTTTTCTAGCCAGCGGATCATCGATCTGCGCCTGCCGACGGGCAAGCCCGGTCGGGTCGGCTCCAAGTCGCTGACCGCGCTGGCTGATCGGATCAAGGGCGGTGGCGAGTCGGACGTCTGGATCGTGAGCCTGCCGCGTTTGGACAACCAGCTGCAGAAGAGCGCCTGGTTCAAGGCGCTGGCGAACGCCGGCGTGGCGGTGCGCTTCAACGATATCCCACTGGCCGCGCTGCCGAACTGGGTGGCGCAGCGGGCCGGTTCGCAGGGCGTCAACCTGACGCGCGATGCCGCCGAGCTGATCGCCGGGCGGGTCGAAGGCAATCTGCTGGCGGCCGCCCAGGAGATCGAGAAGCTTGCCCTGATGGACCTCGAGGGGCCGGTGGACGCCGCCCGGGTCGCCCAGGGCTTGGCCAACCAGTCGCGGGTCGATACCTTTGCCCTGAGTGACGCGATCCTGGCAGCGGATCGCGAGCGGGCGCTCTACCTGCTTTCGCGACTGCGGGCCGAGGGCACCGAGCCGCTTTTGATCCTGTGGGTGATCGCCCGCGATCTGCGTGCGCTGGTGGCGCTGGCGGGCAACGACCAGGCCGGTTTCAAGAAGACGCGCATCCCGGCCTTTCTCGCCCGGCGCTACCAGGCGCGGGCACGCATGTTGCCGGCGAGTGCCTGGCAGCGGCTGCTGGCCGGCTGCGCCGAGGTCGACCGTTGCATCAAGGGCCTCGGCGAGGGCTGCAATGCCGCCGATGGCGGTGCCCGGGTCTGGGCGTTGCTGGACCAGGTGATGCTGCACGCGAGTCGGCCCGGACGCTGA
- the lptE gene encoding LPS assembly lipoprotein LptE has protein sequence MTPARQGLRALSFCLATAMAFGMVGSLAGCGYHLRGMTEVAPTFERVHVSGLSRSGEVYRTLEQQFANANAQLVEDSRQATAQLVVEDESIERRASVVDPTANVRQYELRHEVTYHIELPDGSRTPTQRISQARNYNYDATGVLASSSNERQIRSELGELVGELLFYRLLAPVDRDTLIAPGEGG, from the coding sequence ATGACACCTGCGCGGCAGGGACTCCGCGCACTTTCCTTCTGTCTGGCGACGGCGATGGCATTCGGCATGGTCGGTTCGCTGGCCGGTTGCGGCTATCACCTGCGGGGCATGACGGAGGTAGCGCCCACTTTCGAGCGGGTGCATGTCTCGGGGCTGTCTCGCTCGGGCGAGGTGTACCGCACACTAGAGCAGCAGTTTGCCAACGCCAATGCTCAGTTGGTCGAGGATTCCCGTCAGGCGACCGCCCAGCTGGTGGTCGAGGACGAATCGATCGAGCGCCGTGCCTCGGTGGTCGACCCGACCGCCAACGTCCGTCAGTACGAGCTGCGCCACGAGGTGACCTATCACATCGAGCTGCCCGACGGCTCGCGCACGCCGACGCAGCGCATCAGTCAGGCGCGCAACTACAACTACGACGCGACTGGCGTGCTCGCCTCATCGAGCAACGAGCGGCAGATCCGCAGCGAGCTGGGTGAACTGGTCGGTGAGCTGCTCTTCTACCGCCTGCTCGCACCGGTGGATCGTGACACCCTGATCGCACCCGGCGAGGGGGGCTGA
- the leuS gene encoding leucine--tRNA ligase produces the protein MHEQYNPAKVEDEAQRFWEENKVFHVREDPTREKFYCLSMFPYPSGRLHMGHVRNYTIGDVISRYQRMLGKNVLQPMGWDAFGLPAENAALKNKAAPARWTFENIDYMRGQLQRLGFAYDWDRELATCDPDYYRWEQWLFTRLVKKGLAYKKTAVVNWDPVDQTVLANEQVIDGCGWRSGAPVERREIPQWFIRITDYADQLLEDLDKLEQWPEQVRTMQANWIGRSRGVQLDFDVESGEPLTVFTTRPDTLFGVTYLAVAADHPLAVAAGLKDEQIAAFREECRHTKVAEADMATMEKKGMPLGVTATHPLTGESVPVWVANFVLMEYGTGAVMSVPAHDERDWEFAKKHDLAIKPVIEGSEPAHDFGEGAMTEKGTLIDSGEFTGLSSEAAFDRIVAKLAEAGQGKETINYRLRDWGVSRQRYWGCPIPIINCEHCGPVPVPDEDLPVVLPTDVVMEGPGSPIKSDRDFIDTTCPECGNPAERETDTFDTFFESSWYYARFASAGSDEAMLDERAAYWLPVDQYVGGIEHAVLHLLYARFFHKLMRDEGLIPADCAEPFTRLLTQGMVNKDGAKMSKSKGNTVDPQELIEEYGADTVRLFMMFAAPPDQGLEWSDSGVEGAHRFLKRLWRQVAERKAAGVDLTRRIESADGLADADAAAKDLYRKLHETIGRVTDDIDKRQTFNTVIAANMELFNDLARFEANDAAGEAVVAAVIQDMLRMLAPIVPHVTHTLWHEVGGKGTIADAPWPTLDEKALVRDEIEMVVQVNGKLRAKIQVPASADKGAIETQALENEDVRRFTQDGEIKRVIVVPNKLVNIVVAK, from the coding sequence ATGCACGAGCAATACAACCCCGCGAAAGTCGAGGACGAGGCGCAACGCTTCTGGGAAGAGAACAAGGTATTCCACGTCCGCGAGGATCCGACCCGCGAGAAGTTCTACTGCCTGTCGATGTTCCCGTACCCCTCCGGCCGGCTGCACATGGGGCACGTGCGCAACTACACCATTGGCGACGTCATCAGTCGCTACCAGCGCATGCTGGGCAAGAACGTCCTTCAGCCGATGGGCTGGGATGCCTTCGGGCTGCCGGCGGAGAACGCGGCGCTGAAGAACAAGGCGGCCCCGGCGCGCTGGACCTTCGAGAACATCGACTACATGCGCGGCCAGCTGCAGCGCCTCGGTTTCGCCTACGACTGGGACCGGGAGCTGGCCACCTGCGACCCCGACTACTACCGCTGGGAGCAGTGGCTGTTCACCCGCCTGGTCAAGAAGGGGCTGGCCTACAAGAAGACCGCGGTGGTCAACTGGGACCCGGTCGACCAGACCGTGCTTGCCAACGAGCAGGTCATCGACGGCTGCGGCTGGCGCTCGGGTGCGCCGGTCGAGCGCCGCGAGATCCCGCAGTGGTTCATCCGCATCACCGACTACGCCGACCAGCTGCTCGAGGACCTGGACAAGCTCGAGCAGTGGCCCGAGCAGGTGCGTACCATGCAGGCCAACTGGATCGGCCGCTCGCGCGGCGTGCAGCTCGACTTTGACGTCGAGAGTGGCGAGCCGCTGACCGTGTTCACCACCCGTCCGGACACCCTGTTCGGCGTCACCTATCTCGCCGTCGCCGCCGACCATCCGCTGGCTGTGGCCGCCGGCCTGAAAGACGAGCAGATTGCCGCCTTCCGCGAGGAATGCCGCCACACCAAGGTCGCCGAGGCCGACATGGCGACCATGGAGAAAAAGGGCATGCCGCTGGGCGTGACGGCCACGCACCCGCTGACCGGTGAGTCGGTGCCGGTGTGGGTGGCCAACTTCGTCTTGATGGAATACGGCACCGGCGCGGTGATGTCCGTGCCGGCCCACGACGAGCGCGACTGGGAGTTCGCCAAGAAGCACGATCTCGCGATCAAGCCGGTGATCGAGGGCAGCGAGCCCGCACACGATTTCGGTGAAGGCGCGATGACCGAGAAGGGCACGCTGATCGACTCGGGCGAGTTCACCGGGCTTTCCAGCGAAGCGGCCTTCGATCGGATCGTCGCCAAGCTCGCCGAGGCCGGGCAGGGCAAGGAGACCATCAACTACCGCCTGCGCGACTGGGGCGTCTCGCGTCAGCGCTACTGGGGCTGCCCGATCCCGATCATCAACTGCGAGCATTGCGGCCCGGTGCCGGTGCCCGACGAGGACCTGCCGGTCGTCCTGCCCACCGACGTGGTGATGGAAGGGCCGGGCTCGCCGATCAAGTCCGACCGCGACTTCATCGACACCACCTGCCCGGAGTGCGGCAATCCGGCCGAGCGCGAGACCGATACCTTCGACACCTTCTTCGAGTCGAGCTGGTACTACGCCCGTTTCGCCAGCGCCGGTTCGGACGAGGCGATGCTCGACGAGCGCGCCGCCTACTGGCTGCCGGTCGACCAGTACGTCGGCGGTATCGAGCACGCCGTGCTGCACCTTCTCTACGCGCGCTTCTTCCACAAGCTGATGCGCGACGAGGGCCTGATTCCGGCCGACTGCGCCGAGCCGTTCACCCGCCTGCTCACTCAGGGCATGGTGAACAAGGACGGTGCCAAGATGAGCAAGTCCAAGGGCAACACGGTCGATCCGCAGGAGCTGATCGAGGAGTACGGCGCCGATACCGTGCGTCTGTTCATGATGTTCGCCGCACCGCCCGATCAGGGTCTGGAGTGGTCCGACTCGGGTGTGGAGGGCGCGCACCGCTTCCTCAAGCGCCTGTGGCGTCAGGTGGCCGAGCGCAAAGCCGCCGGCGTCGACCTGACCCGCCGGATCGAGTCGGCCGACGGGCTCGCCGATGCCGACGCGGCGGCCAAGGACCTGTACCGCAAGCTCCACGAGACCATCGGTCGGGTCACCGACGACATCGACAAGCGCCAGACCTTCAACACCGTGATTGCGGCGAACATGGAGCTGTTCAACGATCTGGCTCGTTTCGAGGCGAATGATGCGGCCGGAGAAGCGGTCGTGGCCGCCGTCATTCAGGACATGCTGCGCATGCTCGCGCCGATCGTGCCGCACGTTACCCACACCCTCTGGCACGAGGTCGGCGGGAAGGGCACCATTGCGGATGCGCCCTGGCCGACGCTCGACGAGAAGGCGCTGGTGCGTGACGAGATCGAGATGGTGGTTCAGGTCAACGGCAAGCTGCGTGCGAAGATCCAGGTGCCGGCATCCGCCGACAAGGGCGCCATCGAGACGCAGGCGCTGGAGAACGAGGATGTCCGGCGCTTTACCCAGGACGGCGAGATCAAGCGTGTGATCGTCGTGCCGAACAAACTGGTCAATATCGTGGTGGCAAAGTGA
- a CDS encoding zinc ribbon-containing protein — MTDTRHEHSETYEALRHGYYQLLERIYARLLDEPGHKPADRARIAQLAEEEASTIDTEDFRHEIVEAVKDDLEHTRESLASEGESIRDTLRDWAGDVGTRLLSIADQTDVTLEQIRNDAERTRPREWVAGHVTSPKRLKCTNCGEILHHETFGPLPTCPACGGNSFRRP; from the coding sequence ATGACCGATACCCGCCACGAGCACAGCGAAACCTACGAAGCCCTGCGACACGGCTACTACCAGTTGCTCGAACGGATCTATGCCCGCCTGCTCGACGAGCCCGGCCACAAGCCGGCCGATCGCGCCCGCATTGCCCAGTTGGCCGAGGAAGAGGCCTCGACAATCGACACCGAGGATTTCCGCCACGAAATCGTCGAGGCGGTGAAGGACGACCTGGAACACACCCGCGAGAGCCTCGCCAGCGAGGGCGAGAGCATCCGCGACACCCTGCGCGACTGGGCGGGCGACGTCGGCACCCGACTGCTCTCGATTGCCGACCAGACCGACGTGACACTCGAGCAGATCCGCAACGATGCCGAACGCACCCGGCCGCGCGAATGGGTGGCCGGCCACGTCACCAGCCCGAAGCGCCTGAAGTGCACCAACTGCGGCGAGATCCTGCATCACGAGACGTTCGGCCCGCTACCCACCTGCCCGGCGTGCGGCGGCAACTCCTTCCGTCGGCCCTGA
- a CDS encoding sulfurtransferase, producing the protein MRRGLVLFLFLTCLPASGAWAISVPPLAEPAWLAEHLEAPDLAIIEVSNETSFLFNGHIPGARLTTKSAWREQDEDGALVHLPAETLQTMFRDLGVNDGDGVIIYYKGNDMNEVLGAYYLFWLLHTLGHTNVGMLDQGWHGWQQAGGPVEDSQPETTRGDFVARPLPALVLTTDELAAIREDYPVVDGRPATHFAGTDKFPANPKYGRIEGTINKPWEDFVNETDDGRLYMKPTSIESFFEEHGVTRQTPFLITCLGGTGGAIDYAMFYQAGFRNMRVHDSGLRSWNARDLPLIQPDSDSETAGQNDKAESD; encoded by the coding sequence ATGCGACGAGGACTGGTTCTTTTCCTGTTTCTGACCTGCCTGCCGGCCTCTGGCGCCTGGGCGATCAGCGTGCCGCCACTCGCCGAACCGGCCTGGCTGGCCGAACACCTCGAGGCGCCCGACCTGGCCATCATCGAGGTCTCCAACGAGACCTCCTTCCTGTTCAACGGGCATATCCCCGGCGCTCGGCTGACCACGAAGTCCGCCTGGCGCGAGCAGGACGAGGATGGTGCCCTTGTCCACCTTCCGGCCGAGACGCTGCAGACCATGTTCCGTGATCTGGGCGTCAACGACGGTGACGGCGTCATCATCTATTACAAGGGCAACGACATGAACGAGGTGCTGGGGGCCTACTACCTGTTCTGGCTCCTGCACACCCTCGGTCATACCAACGTCGGCATGCTGGACCAGGGCTGGCATGGCTGGCAGCAGGCCGGCGGGCCGGTTGAAGACAGCCAGCCCGAGACGACGCGCGGGGATTTCGTCGCCCGCCCGCTGCCGGCTCTGGTGCTAACCACCGACGAACTGGCTGCCATCCGCGAGGACTACCCGGTGGTCGACGGACGGCCGGCCACGCATTTCGCCGGCACCGACAAGTTTCCCGCCAACCCCAAGTACGGCCGCATCGAGGGGACAATCAACAAGCCTTGGGAAGATTTCGTCAACGAAACAGACGACGGCCGGCTTTACATGAAGCCCACCAGCATCGAGTCATTCTTCGAGGAGCACGGCGTCACGCGGCAGACGCCGTTTCTGATCACCTGCCTGGGCGGGACCGGCGGCGCGATCGATTACGCGATGTTCTACCAGGCGGGTTTTCGCAACATGCGGGTACACGATTCCGGTCTGCGTAGCTGGAACGCCCGCGACCTGCCGCTCATCCAGCCCGACTCAGACAGCGAAACCGCAGGGCAGAACGACAAGGCCGAGTCGGACTGA
- a CDS encoding CBS domain-containing protein encodes MHVGEICNQEVITIGADDSAQEAATLMRKEHVGDVVVVEDGRKPVGIVTDRDLVLEVMVPGLDPADLSAREIASGPLITVRAQDNLFTAMEIMETKGVRRLPVVQDDGSLVGLLTVDDVWELLAGLQTQLAGVVNRQRKQERERRP; translated from the coding sequence ATGCATGTCGGTGAAATCTGCAACCAGGAAGTCATCACCATCGGGGCGGACGATTCCGCCCAGGAAGCCGCGACCCTGATGCGAAAGGAGCACGTCGGCGATGTCGTGGTGGTGGAGGACGGCCGCAAGCCAGTCGGCATCGTCACGGATCGTGATCTGGTCCTCGAGGTGATGGTGCCCGGGCTCGATCCCGCCGATCTGTCGGCGCGGGAGATCGCCTCCGGCCCGCTGATCACGGTGCGAGCACAGGACAATCTCTTCACCGCCATGGAGATCATGGAGACCAAAGGGGTGCGTCGGTTGCCCGTGGTCCAGGATGATGGTTCGCTGGTCGGTCTGCTGACCGTGGATGATGTCTGGGAGCTGTTGGCCGGCCTCCAGACCCAGTTGGCGGGTGTGGTCAACCGGCAGCGCAAGCAGGAGCGGGAGCGTCGCCCCTGA
- a CDS encoding HPF/RaiA family ribosome-associated protein, with the protein MNGEISFPLEIEFRHLNRSEVLDNKIRENVARLTRYYEHIMSCRVVVEPSQNRHTKGNLYHVVIDVTVPTGELVASRDPSKNHAHEDPYVAVRDAFKAMQSQLQSFAAKQRGDVKRHEAPPHGRIVELAPDGFGVILAADGREVNFSRNSVVDYDFDKLQGGETVRFSEVQGEDGPTASTVHVEGKHHTTG; encoded by the coding sequence ATGAATGGTGAGATCAGCTTCCCCCTCGAGATCGAATTCCGGCACCTGAACCGTTCCGAGGTTCTCGACAACAAGATCCGCGAGAATGTGGCCCGGCTGACGCGCTATTACGAACACATCATGTCGTGTCGGGTGGTGGTCGAGCCGAGCCAGAACCGTCATACCAAGGGGAATCTCTACCACGTGGTGATCGACGTCACGGTGCCGACCGGTGAGCTGGTCGCCAGTCGGGACCCGTCGAAGAACCATGCGCACGAAGACCCGTACGTCGCCGTCCGCGACGCATTCAAGGCCATGCAGAGCCAATTGCAGTCATTCGCGGCGAAGCAGCGTGGTGACGTGAAGCGTCATGAGGCCCCGCCCCACGGTCGCATCGTCGAGCTGGCCCCGGATGGCTTCGGTGTGATTCTGGCCGCGGATGGGCGCGAGGTTAACTTCAGCCGAAACAGCGTGGTGGATTACGACTTCGACAAGCTTCAAGGGGGCGAGACGGTGCGTTTCTCCGAGGTCCAGGGCGAGGATGGGCCGACAGCCAGCACCGTGCACGTTGAAGGCAAGCACCACACGACGGGGTGA
- a CDS encoding CIA30 family protein, which yields MTTWLRFDTPEEAGRWQAVNDVVMGGMSVGRFAVEGERGVFSGTLSLERGGGFASVRRPVPTGTLAGSDGVSIRLRGDGRRYQCRVGTESLPDGASYAAGFDTIDGGWLSITLPWSDFEAVFRGRALSDASPLNPMQIERFGFLVADRQPGAFRLEIATIELI from the coding sequence ATGACGACGTGGTTGAGATTTGACACACCCGAAGAGGCCGGCCGCTGGCAGGCGGTGAATGATGTGGTGATGGGCGGCATGTCCGTCGGGCGCTTCGCGGTGGAGGGCGAGCGTGGGGTCTTCAGCGGCACATTGTCTCTAGAGCGGGGCGGCGGTTTTGCTTCCGTGCGTCGGCCGGTTCCCACGGGGACGCTGGCCGGCAGTGATGGTGTTTCGATCCGTCTGCGCGGCGATGGACGCCGCTACCAGTGCCGTGTCGGCACCGAGTCGCTACCGGACGGCGCCTCCTATGCCGCCGGCTTCGACACCATTGACGGAGGCTGGTTGAGCATCACGTTGCCGTGGTCCGACTTCGAGGCCGTGTTCCGCGGCCGAGCCCTTTCCGATGCGTCGCCATTGAATCCGATGCAGATCGAGCGTTTCGGTTTTCTGGTCGCCGATCGTCAGCCGGGTGCGTTTCGTCTGGAAATCGCCACTATCGAGCTGATCTGA
- a CDS encoding DUF4396 domain-containing protein — protein MIPNWFSQLSVAMLLLGGLSSLVIVVDLLRGHRQHMWIMNVVWPVTALFGTVIAVWGYFRWGRLATREKMMAAKAREQTPPNLARTPFTVMVGKGTTHCGSGCTLGDVTAEFLAVGLPAIAVWFGWKTLFADDETGKIFAVWIFDYVLAFIFGIAFQYFTIKPMRNLNPMDGLIQAIKADALSLTAWQVGMYGFMAVAHFILAARVWEHPINPTMPEFWFLMQIAMIFGFITSYPVNWWLIRAGIKEKM, from the coding sequence ATGATCCCGAATTGGTTCAGCCAGCTATCGGTCGCAATGCTGTTGCTGGGTGGTCTGTCGTCGCTTGTCATCGTTGTCGATCTGCTGCGGGGACACCGGCAGCACATGTGGATCATGAATGTCGTCTGGCCGGTGACCGCCCTGTTCGGCACCGTGATTGCGGTCTGGGGCTATTTCCGCTGGGGTCGGCTGGCCACGCGGGAGAAGATGATGGCGGCGAAGGCGCGGGAGCAGACACCGCCGAATCTTGCCCGGACGCCGTTCACGGTCATGGTGGGCAAAGGAACGACCCACTGTGGCAGCGGCTGCACGCTCGGTGACGTGACGGCCGAATTCCTGGCCGTGGGGCTGCCGGCCATCGCCGTCTGGTTCGGCTGGAAAACGCTTTTCGCGGACGACGAGACGGGCAAGATTTTCGCGGTGTGGATCTTCGACTACGTCCTTGCCTTCATCTTCGGCATCGCCTTCCAGTACTTCACCATCAAGCCGATGCGGAACCTTAACCCCATGGATGGCCTGATCCAGGCCATCAAGGCGGACGCGCTCTCGCTGACGGCATGGCAGGTGGGAATGTACGGCTTCATGGCCGTGGCGCACTTCATTCTGGCGGCCCGGGTCTGGGAGCATCCGATCAATCCGACCATGCCGGAGTTCTGGTTTCTGATGCAGATCGCGATGATTTTCGGCTTCATCACCAGCTACCCGGTGAACTGGTGGCTGATCCGGGCCGGTATCAAGGAGAAGATGTGA
- a CDS encoding PQQ-binding-like beta-propeller repeat protein, producing MLAGWAGSVLAFGPTEWTQYRMGPEHNAVFDDGKDTALPDAHYRTGDQVRATPVIVDGRLYVGNHATGGLFAFSLDDGSTLWTDNHPWFRHAPNWVHAETITDGKRLYVAYGNRVFQSAGVRGTGRSGVMAVDPETGGTLWNHPTVGEVMPTPALWNGLLYATTGGANLRAIDPETGKLAWKLELPGWVSMSSPAVTDDGMLYVGTMDAVVGVDLEQQKIVWQHDEIGSFTDVPPAVGKDNVVVITAVKAYASATKEERAQFPDTGKGYMHFIYGFDAASGKLLWKDLLGSGPKQNNNTSGAPAIADGHVYVGSPYTKSVFAYDVSSGEKLWEHPAQDKVKGAPAIADGLVFFGDTSGLLYVVDAESGDALKRENGSPLPPRKLGGSLNNTKNTALAPAGPVVIGDTLFVGSQDRYVYRISIPDWINQ from the coding sequence TTGCTGGCCGGCTGGGCAGGTTCGGTGTTGGCATTTGGTCCCACAGAGTGGACCCAGTACCGAATGGGTCCCGAGCACAATGCGGTGTTCGACGATGGGAAAGACACTGCCCTGCCGGATGCGCACTACCGGACCGGTGATCAGGTGCGTGCGACTCCGGTGATCGTTGACGGGCGGCTGTATGTCGGCAACCACGCCACCGGCGGTTTGTTCGCATTCTCGCTGGACGACGGAAGCACCCTGTGGACCGACAACCACCCGTGGTTCCGCCACGCGCCCAATTGGGTGCATGCCGAAACCATTACGGACGGCAAGCGCTTGTATGTGGCTTACGGGAATCGGGTCTTCCAGAGCGCCGGGGTCCGCGGCACCGGCAGGAGCGGCGTCATGGCGGTCGACCCGGAAACGGGCGGTACGTTGTGGAACCATCCCACGGTGGGCGAAGTGATGCCCACGCCAGCGCTATGGAATGGCCTCCTGTATGCCACCACCGGCGGAGCCAACCTGCGGGCGATTGACCCCGAGACCGGCAAGCTGGCGTGGAAACTCGAACTGCCGGGCTGGGTCAGCATGTCGTCTCCGGCGGTCACCGATGACGGGATGCTCTACGTCGGCACGATGGATGCCGTGGTGGGTGTCGATCTCGAGCAGCAGAAGATCGTTTGGCAGCATGACGAGATCGGCAGCTTTACCGACGTGCCGCCGGCCGTTGGCAAGGACAACGTGGTCGTCATCACCGCGGTGAAGGCCTATGCCAGTGCCACCAAAGAGGAACGCGCGCAGTTTCCGGACACCGGCAAGGGTTACATGCACTTCATCTACGGCTTCGATGCAGCCAGCGGGAAACTGCTTTGGAAAGACCTGCTGGGTAGCGGGCCGAAACAGAACAACAACACCTCCGGTGCCCCGGCGATTGCCGATGGCCACGTCTACGTCGGCAGCCCATACACCAAGTCGGTATTCGCCTACGACGTCAGCAGCGGCGAGAAACTCTGGGAGCACCCGGCACAAGACAAGGTCAAGGGGGCTCCGGCCATCGCGGATGGTCTTGTCTTCTTCGGCGACACAAGTGGCCTGCTTTATGTCGTCGATGCCGAAAGCGGTGATGCCCTCAAGCGCGAGAACGGCAGCCCCCTGCCACCGCGCAAACTGGGCGGCTCGTTGAACAACACGAAGAACACCGCGCTGGCGCCGGCTGGGCCCGTCGTGATCGGCGACACCCTGTTTGTCGGCAGTCAGGACCGCTACGTCTATCGCATCTCGATCCCGGACTGGATCAACCAGTAA